In Mytilus trossulus isolate FHL-02 chromosome 10, PNRI_Mtr1.1.1.hap1, whole genome shotgun sequence, the DNA window gaaaaagaaagacaactcaaTCTTGTCATACTTTCTATTGGATCCGTAGACTCATTGTTTTTTTACCAGAGACATGTCTCTAATTTTACCGTTTCACTTTtctgtttttactgtttcaCTTTTAAATATGCTGGATCGAGTGAACTGCTAAGAGTTAATGAACATAAATTTAttgatcaaaatagttatatagaTTTTGCCAACCCTTATCTGCTTAAATAGGTAGAATTTGTCACAGTCAGGCTTATAAGTTATAAACTTTGAATCGTCAACAAATAGTGTCCCCTTGTAATTTGAAGAAATTCTAGATCTACCTCTAAATGTTTCAGTGagaagaccccccccccccccccccccaaaaaaaaaacaaaaaaaaacaagcaacaACAACAcgttcttgaaaaaaaaaccatacaaaaCTGAAAAACGTGACAACTGAACAAAAAATAAGTGTCTAATCTGTCATCCAAAGTTCGCCCCCATTCTTTTAGGTTGGAAAAAAAGCCAGTCAttgttccaaatatttttttttttaaatgttaaggGAGCATATATAAGTAACTGCTTCGATCCCCGATGTATTATTTATCTGACTGATTGTTTATAAAACTATACATATTTTGCTTTCATCACATTGCAAATTCAGCTAACATTTTAATGACTAGAACTATAATGGACAAACTATATGTATgcacataaaagaagatgtggtaatgATTGCTTCAATGGGACAAATCTCCACAACAgattaaatgacacagaaataaacagctTGGGTCACCATACTTAATCACAATCACTGATTTGCTTTGCCTTGACAAATGAATTATGGAACtacttttttaacttttgtaactatcatatttttgtttaaaggtAGATTCACCAACATCAGTGCTAGGTGGCCAGGATCAGCACATGATTCCCACGTTTTCAGAACCTCAGCCATAGGACAACATCTTGAGAATGTATATCAAGGAATTGGACAAGGTGTATTGTTAGGAGACAGTGGCTATCCCTGCAGACAGTTTTTGCTGACACCATACAGACAACCAGCTGCTGGAAGAGGTCAAGCAAGGTTTAACAGAAGACATTGCTCAACAAGGTCGACAATAGAAAGGACATTTGGAATATGGAAGAAGCGCTTTCACATTCTAGGATCAGAGGTACAATTAATTCTTTACAAATAATCACAGTATAGTAACATGAATATTTGACATGATGTTTGCCATGTATGcccttatattttaaaagtcatgtttttttttcttgtgagACTGCTGTCTACTAAATCTTTCATTAGTTCATTTTTCGATTTCTCTAAATTTCGGTTAAGGTATTAATGGTCCCCTTCTCTATcttttctatatacatgtagctactATAcgtttttgggttttttttgctgaCCACAGtatggttgcctataattgcttacatcgaCTTCATTTTAACTTTGCAGGATACATACATTTTagttataaaattaacaatcaCACCAAATCTCCGTATTTTTATCACGTAATAAAACCCggaaaaactgaaaaatcaGTTGTATATTAAAGGGCTGATAAAGCTGACATCAAAAACAAGTTAAATATCAAGCCAGGACAAGAACACAATGATCAACAATTCATCTGCACACAGATCAAAACCCGAAAATTATACTGATAACAGGGATTCAGTTGGAAAATTGGTGATGTTAGTTTGGTAACTTAATGTACCCCAAGGGTGaatggggaatagaaatatggtcacgtagtcttcttccgaccggcagtaaaatgcttgccgaagtggggcgtccgtttggctgtgcgggatgtataagttcgcagtcacgCCCGGTCAGAATGTGGACGTTGAATCCGATGTCTCgagtaaagagagtgccacgctttgtgcacgttaagaacccttgcaacgaCTCATTGAGGGCCCGTaagtggcctgttgcaaggcacaatttctgtccctatccaatataccctcattttccagtggcagtccaaatttctccgaccatcatcccaaatGGCCTCTATTATGACAAGATCTACCTATTgcatttattgtgaacttgttctcgacctgaatatgcatgaaattttgccactggacgttaagcaaccaacaaccaACCAAATTATGTAGTCATGTTTGGGTAACTGCTCAAAGACATTACTATAACTTTATTAAATGGTGAATGTAACAGTACATCATCAGTTGTTGGACTGTTTGTTCAGCTTTATGTTTGATTTGGtccctttttgtcgagcctgcaacttttgttgcagaaagctcgacataaggatagtgatccggtggcggcggcggtgttagctcacttcttaaaagctttatattttagaaggtagaagacctggatgcttcatactttgtatatagatgactcgtgttacgaactttccgtcagtcacatgtccaatgtccttgacctcatttttatggttcagtgactacttgaagaaaaaagttaagactttttgtaatgttaaattctctcttattataagtaattggataactatatttggtatgtgcctaccttgcaaggtcctcatgcctgtcagacagttttcacttgacctcgacctcatttcatggattagtgaacaaggttaagttttggtagTCAAGTCCATATTTCTgatactttaagcaataggtctagtatattcggtgtatggaagggcTGTAAGGTGTTCAGGTCTacctgacaggtgtcatctgaccttgacctccttttcatggttcagtggtcaaagttaagttttttagttttggtttatttttctaatactttatgcattagatcaactatatttggtgtatggaaatattttatgatctatatgtccgttaagcaggttttatttgaccttgacctcattttcacggtccattgctaagtttataaaagtgtttgtgttttggcctgtttttctttttttataaggaataagtcaactatatttgttgtattgaagaattgttagctgtatatgtctgccttgcatggttcattgatcaatgtttcattttcatggttcattgatcaatgtttcattttcatggttcattgatcaatgtttcattttcttggtttatgttgagtttatgtgacagttgtaataaaagctttatatttaggtctatcaagatagtatcaatgattagtaaagaaggcgagacatttcagtatgtgcactcttgtttaattaaattatagtgTTAACGTTTTTGTAATAGATTTACTTAATCTCAGACTTATTCATGAGCAAGGTTAATTCATGCTACAAACAAATAGTATTTCTGtcacactttaaaataaatgttttttaattgtattccAGATCCGAATGAAACCTGATAAAGCTTGCAGAATTATCATTGCTTGTGGTATTCTGCACAATATTGCCATCATGAGGAATGAACCTGAAGTTGCAGAAGAACAATTGATTGACAATCAACCTCAGATGCCACCCTATAATGGTCCACAGGACGGAAAAGGCATACGGGATCATTTTGCTACCACTTTTTTTGCCTAATAAAttgcatgtttttattttttcatattttcataaattgtctttcattaaaaaaatgaggaaatttgaaaatagtaACAAATCTTTGTATGATCAGTTTGGCAATGTGTTGAGAGAGGAAGTGTGCATTTTCGCGACTTCAATACTGGTATAGTGATCTATAGTAAATGGTGAGCAGTTAGTCGCCTATGAAATAAAAAACCCAGTAGCCAGGAAACTGTTTGTCAGTACAAtaataagaatatgtggtatgattgccaattgaTTATATCAATTaccatatgaaaaaaaaataatatttaaatgccCATAAAAGGCACAAGCCATGGCCGACAGTGCAAGGACTGTATAGCAAAGCAaggtcatttaatttttttttatctgtgtatcacttattattttttgaatGATGGAGGTGCAATATGTGTGTCTAAATTGTAATTACTGgtctattttcttttacataGGAGTGTGcacacaaaattaaatgaatgtgTTGGCCTCATAGTAATTTCTGAAATACAAATCAACAATATAACAATGAATTTAATACATAGAGGCAAGTGCCTGAGAGAGTGTTACTGGTTCAGAATTGCCACCCACTAACTTCTGCAACAGCTCAATTTGTAGTTCCAGTTTGTTCCTCTCCAAGTCCATATGCACTTTCTGCTTCTCTTGGATTTCTAGTTTACCTTGCAGTGCACGATACTGCATGTCGTGAATATCCTGCACTGTTACCTTTTTCAAAGGTGTTCTCACTGtcctacaaataataaaaacataatgaatTCTGTAGAAGATCGATTAATTTTACATCTCTTTTTATTGATCGATTCAACGTCATAGTTCCATGAAATAGCCAGTCAGAATATGTCACATTTTCCGGCTTGAAATATGTGAATAGGTGGGGGAAACTGtcagaaatatatgaaaaggtaaaaaaagaaaacttgaaaTATTGACCAAATAATCTAGCGGAAACTGTTTCCACAACACATTTTTAAAGAGTTCTTGTATACATCCCCATTGTACggtagatttattttttttaaatctaaaatttcgGGAAAATATTCATTCTACTTATGAACTAAAAATCGTTTTTGTTGAAGGTGGCTTACGGTGACCttcagttgttaatttctggtcTCTTGTAgggagctgtctcattggcaattataccacatcttctttttttacatttacaactTACTTCTGCTTATCTGTCCTATCTGTTTGTTCTTGAATATGTGGTACGACTGTTTGTGTCAGGATGGGGTCATATCCTGAAAGCAGAGACGGACTTGGTGGACTGGAGGGGGGTGGACTGTCCCTTATCAGAGATGCAGCAGATTCATACAAATCCTGGCTGGCATCTTCTTCCGGTAAAGTGGCATTGATAGATGGTTGATCTGTAATAAACGAGAACAAAATTATTCGTTGATACTGTGTATTAATtctaaaaggggggggggcaattgAAAAggcatactatatatatatatcatcatcATTCAATTAAATTCAGATACAATTACTTTTGcaagataaaaaatattgcacaaGACTAAATAAGACCCTATTTCAACCCTTTTCAGATTACCAAGGGTCTCAGCTATAAACTAATATGTGTTCCTGTCTAGGTTCAGTCTGCAACAGCAAATTTATCAACTTTATTTCGGATTTATGACAACCAGTCCGTatctgttttaatattataaattatgactGGTTTTCGGTCGAAATTAGCTATTGCTGTTCCCTTTAATCCATCAACAGATACCAGTTTAAAGACGACTTGGCGGGCACCTGCAGCCACTTGTGAATTAATGTTGAAAATAATACTTTAAAACTGTTATCAGTTTAAGCAAATGCAATCTTTCAATAGTATATCAAGTGGAAAACCTTCAAACCAACAAAAAACACGATGGCAATCATTTAATGATAGAAAATATtggttaaaataaattgttatcaGTCACGTGATATCAGTTGGGAATTCCCCTACTTGTTGTGACGGCGGAGCAGACGAAACTTTTACCAAAATTTAATAATGGAAACTATGTATCCCGGTATTAAAAAGGATACAAATATTTGTGtcaatttcattgaaaattaacaaaaacaataaaaagaaccttcaaaacaaaattttgccaaaaatgtttgtttttatatgataaataaaaacatgtttagtGAAACTGATCAAGTTACTGTTTACAAAGTTCAATAAGAAGGGTAGAGCCTTGAGAAGTTCTAATTAAGGAGAAAACACATTTGGGGATTTATTTCaaagtgttaaaaaatatttacttactTGTCTGGAATGATTCAGTTTCAAGTCCACCCTGAATCCCCCTGAAGCTGGTGGTGTCCTTCATAAGATGGATAACTTTCTCGACTGCTGAGCTTGGTTGTTTTGGAGCTGGTCCTCCCCCAGTTTTGAACAACTCACTCCTGTGAGTTGTGTACACAGCCTTGGCCACTCTTGTGGTATTCCTCCACTTGTTCCTAACTTCTGTGGCTGTACGGATGGCAACTCCAAGAGAATTGACTCTGATGGCTATATCATCCCAtaccttttttttcaattggttaGTCACTGTATTTGTAAGTTTTCCATTGATTATACTGGAGTGTTTCTCGACTAGTTGTTGTATCAGGTCTTCCTCTGCCACAGTGAAGTTGGTCTTTTTCAGTCTTTTTAGTTTGCTTGGGTTTGGTTCAGTAGATTCAGCCATTGTTTTACAGACAGGATGCTCCAGAACAATGCATGATGGGTAGGTTTTATTTAATCACTTGATTAATcagttgattaaattttaacgCATTGATTAATcagttgattaaattttaattcattgatTATTTAATCGACACGTTAAATTTTGTTGAACAACAGAAAATAAACGACTCGTTATGTAACGACTggttaaaagatttaatgactcgTTAAATTTAATCAATCGTTAAAATAACGACAAGTTGAACAACAGACCCCAGATATTGCTTCGTGGGAGCAGACAGTTACGATCCTCTTAAGTACAAGTTACGATCAtcgttgataaaaataaataaaagttacgATCATCATCGTGATTTTTTGAATCGCGATTTTCATTCTTCTTCTTGCTTTACAATTCTGtccgaaaaaaatatttcaatggcaATGCTTATAAAGATGTTTCTTGAAATAatacaaatctgaaaataagCTGTTAAAGTAGAGGAGTAAGCCttctaaaaaaaacctttatttcAGTCCGCCATATTGGGATGATCGTAACTGCAGTTACGATCATCACGTTGACGCCAGTGATATGTATTCTGTCTCTTTTTAAACAGACAAACACTGTAATTAAATCTTAAATACTTTGTTTTGTTGGTAAaactattgattttgtaattagtaacatttacaaaacattgaattttacgaaaaactaaggattttcttatcccaggcatagattaccttagccgtatttgacacaactttttggaattttggatcctcaatgctcttcatctttgtacttgtttggctttataaatattttgatatgagcgtcactgatgagtcttatgtagacgaaacgcgcgtctggcgtactaaattataatcctggtaactttgataactaattaaagccaaattaataatatttgtgGTATACACATGTATAAACATATGCATATTCTGTAGATAACAGTATGTTGACGTTACACAAGGTGGTGTTTTTCTCTGACAACACATCCATGATACTTTTGGTATAGACCATTACTGCAGACCCAATGTGAAGTAACAAACAAGAAAGTACATATGTaatacataatttaaacaaaatagatCCAACGCATTTTGCCAATTAGTGATCAATTTGGGTAGTTTGGAAATCAAATGACTTGGATCACTGTAGAACCCTTCTTGAAATTTTCTTtcgaataaaacaaaacatggaAAGTGTTGAATTGCCGAAATAATTATCGAAATAATTATCCCACACCGATTATTTACCTATGTCTTTTATACAAACCTTTTTATGTCCACATGAGGTACCAGGCGCTGCAGATGATTTCGTGGAACACACATTTGTCAAGTGTGGATCCCAACAATACATCTTATAACATATATCTTCTAGTTTAGTCCCAATACTCTAAAAAAACGAAACGAATCTGCTTTAATCATCTTATAACACGTATctttaaatatagaacatatttatttttcgaaaCAAGGAACAACTGCATAAAATCATCCTAGGATAACACGTATCTTCATTTAAAGTACCGATAATCTAAAACAAGTGAAAGAACAATGTCAAAATATCTCCTATAAATAGATATGTTCAGGTCTGAAAACGTTAAACAACTCTGCTCAAGTTTTATTACAGTAGTTCATATAGGGATAATAACACTACTGTTGATAACCTACAAGTCTTAACCAAATTGGCATTTTTCATCAAAAGAGTGcaggatttattatttttgtctgaaataaagaaatacttggcttAAATAAAGGTTTTTCACAACTTTTccttgcatataagaaaataccAATCACAGGAAGTTAACAAAGCGATTGTGTTCGCCCTTTTATACGCTTTACAATGCTCCAAATCAAGGTAAGCACCCCTGCACAAATCTTTTAATGTTACATGAGCACGTTGCGTAAAATGAACTGAATCCTTTTCGCATGGTTTAATCAAGTGTAACATATACTGCACTCATTAGAATTTGctgtatgtttattttgtttgtttagagTCAGAAAATATCTGCAAGTTGTACAATAATCATATTTTGAATACTTTGAatatttctaaaagattacAACGGAAATATTTCGAACGAAGTCTTGAGTTAATGGCTAGATCAACATTGGCGATACCATTTGAGAATTAACTTGACCTGTATTAACGTTCATAAAAAGGTGACTCTCTAATAACGTTAACGATAGCCAGATTCATAAGTAGTTCAGCTAATATAATAATTACCAAGCAGAATGATGTACCATATATTTGTCGACATTGTTCCGTCACATTGTATATTTGCCCAGGTAATTCTGTTGATAGTGACTGGTATCGATGGTTGATGTGAGGTGTATCAAATACGCAGGATGCGTTTGGTTTTCTATAAGAGATACCatcaaaacaatacattttgaaGAAAGTAAttacataaaagagggacgagaGATACTAGAAGGACAGTCAAagtgaaactcataaatcgaaaataaactgataacgccatggcttaaaatgaaaaagacaaacagacaaccaatagtat includes these proteins:
- the LOC134686554 gene encoding myb/SANT-like DNA-binding domain-containing protein 4; this translates as MAESTEPNPSKLKRLKKTNFTVAEEDLIQQLVEKHSSIINGKLTNTVTNQLKKKVWDDIAIRVNSLGVAIRTATEVRNKWRNTTRVAKAVYTTHRSELFKTGGGPAPKQPSSAVEKVIHLMKDTTSFRGIQGGLETESFQTNQPSINATLPEEDASQDLYESAASLIRDSPPPSSPPSPSLLSGYDPILTQTVVPHIQEQTDRTDKQKTVRTPLKKVTVQDIHDMQYRALQGKLEIQEKQKVHMDLERNKLELQIELLQKLVGGNSEPVTLSQALASMY